The Macadamia integrifolia cultivar HAES 741 chromosome 4, SCU_Mint_v3, whole genome shotgun sequence genome contains the following window.
TCACCCAAGAACCTGCAAGAAATAGGGTTTAAATACATCATCATGCAACTGAGTTTTTTTCCCCCACTAATAGGGAAATGCAGACAGCTGAGTATAAATTCTGATAGGACAACTTTTTGTGACAAAAGAGGTAACTCACCCTGGTCTATAGACTGCATAGCCATCTGTGCATAGTTCATTAGACCTCCAAGTAAATCTAGCAAAATGTTGCCGATACTCCATCCTTCTGTGCTCTTGCGGCCAAAGTTCATGATGGCCTGAATTTCATTAACACAAGGTGAATGACTAGTCTTCTGAACTTCTATTTTTCAGGTATCAATAGAGGCTAACCTTTTTCAGAatcttttcataaatagaaTGTAAAACATTACACGAGcttaaatttctctttcttatgtTAGGTGAGAGAATTGAGACCCACATATTAGGTCCTAGTTGATCTCACCTAAGAGTCCGTCTAAAAAAGTTACTACTACTGTGACAGTTAGTATTTCAATTATTGGACTGCAGGGGATCCAATGGGAGTagcttttgttttcattttttctgtGTGTGAGTACACGCACATTTTACTGGGCTCTTGAGGGTTTGGTGATCATAATATTAAAACTGTTTTTGCTACTGAATTGTAAGAACAATAAGATAAGAGATTATTATTTGCTTTGTTCATTGGTCTTTTATTCTCAAAAGAATTGAGAGGGACCAATCACAATCCCACCTTCTCAATGACTTCATAGTTTATGGCTTCGGAATGAGCTAAGGGTGTGGGACTGGAAGTCACAATCTTTCTCCAACAAACTGCTCCCGTAGCATGTTGTCCATGGCTTTAGTCCTTTCTGTTATGCAGGACAGGCATGGATGTCTTACAAGTGTGGCGGCTCTGCTCTTGAAGAGAAACTCAACATTCGAGAGGGTACGAGGGATAATGAGGTTCAAAGGTAACAGTCAAGTAATAAGAGAGGGGATGTCTTAATTGATCTGAGGAACTTATAATGAATACAGAGTGATAGATTGTTCAAGCAATAGGACGGATTAGTGGGCTGGTTGAAGAATGTTGTCATCGATGAAAATTGCAGATTGTGACTGACACATCTAActtatcaaatttcaaatattgTTGTTTATGAGAATGGATTCTTAGATCCAAATCACAGCTTAAAGCACTATAATAGTATAATGGCTACAAAAAATGCAACCTATACAAAACAGTATTGACTTGGAACATTTTTATTCATTGGAATAACCACTCATCTAAAATGCAtaccctcttcttctttgtatATGTAAAACAGAAAAGTAGGCCCCGTCTAGACTAAATTAGACGCAGAGAAAAACATCCTAAATAGGTTTCCTAGAAAACTACGACTCTTTCTGAGTAAAAAAGATAATCAAAAACCAATgtaaactaaaatagaaataaaacctGAAGTCATAAATCACTAACCAATTATTACATATTTCTAATTATGAACCATATTCTGGACTATAAATTCATAAGGGAACCATGACAGAAAATATGTGCTTTCTCATAAGACATATTATATTCCTGGTTGTAAGGCTATTCATTGCTTTCATGCCCATCCAACTGTTAGCCAATAAATCTTCCATTAAGAGGCCTATAATTTACCCACCTTCAGGCCCAAGGCCCATGAAGGTTATAAAGGTGCTGATTTACATCCTCTTCTTAGCCTGAATCACAGTCATATGtatgcgaaaaaaaaaaatcaaggaagaCAGAATGCACCATGTAtgggaggaaaaaaattaaGCGCAAGAAACCTGGGGAATGTATTTGATGGTTGTCATGATGACTTGTATTGTGCTGCAATAAAAAAGCATTGTCAAAAGATTAAACTCAATCTACAACTAAACCAATCAAAATTTCCCCAAGAAAGTTTCAAATAAATTGAACATATAAAAGTTACCCATTGCAATAAATTATCTACCTTAGCCCATTACTCAAACTTGATATTATTAGCTGTAGTTTTTCAGTGAAATTTTAGAAAGCTGTTTATCAATTTATTGAAAGCAACCATAGGATCACATCAAAAGCAGCTAGATATTTCAATATTCACGTGGAAGTTCAGGAAGAAATGCATCTGTATTCCAAGTTCTAACCTATTCTTTCATTTCCTTTCATAAAAAATGAAGCTGAAAGATATCTAAGGTTCTAGCAGAGAAAATGTAAAAGTGAGGCAAACAATTCCCAAATAAGAGAAACTAGTCAAATCAGCTTTATTTGATAAAGCAACAAAGATGAGCAATAATAAACTATACTGATTTTAATAAACATGtgtgaaatgaaaagaaaagaaattcccTTTAACTGAAGTGTGATTCTCTATATTAGAAGTACTTTAAGCAAGCTTGAGATATGCAATGAATGTCACAGAACTTACACATAGGTAACTTTACCCAATTGATCACAGAAGATTTAAattgaaaaaatcaaattatgtttttctcAAACAGTTAAAAAATGGGCTCAAATTATGTGCTTTAGTGGGAGACAGAACTTACTTAAAGACAGATATAAGCCAAAGCCATGACTGGTTTGGCAACGCTACAAACACACAGACTGCAGCAGAAATCCAGACAGCAGATGTGATTGCCATACAAGTCTTTGAGACCTTTTGATTCCCACGCTGTAAATGAcacatcaagaaaattgagaattttgtgcttttcaagaaaaaagaaaacagatcATTTTAATTCAAATGACAGAATCATTTACATCATAGATGATAACTTGAAACAAAGTAATTGCGGTCAGCAGAACAGCATGTGCTGAGAAAGCTACATCATTTGCAGCGACTGGGATCATCTGCGAGAAAGAAAGCAACCAGCAAGAAATCAGTAAACaatcacacactcacacacacacaaacccTCGACCATATAAATCGACAACCTTTTGATACATTCAAAAAAGCAAAATCTTAAGCAAGTCGAAACAGAAGATTGAATCAGTAAGAACTCTCaacagagaaataaaagaaaagcagATTCAATGTCTAATGGTCAGGCTcttgattgaagaaaaaaaaaaacacgtaGTGTATCTTGCTTTTAAAAAGGGTGGGGAGATTGTTTTACCAAGTTGGCACCACCATTTCTTAACACAACTTTAAAGGTCTATTCGTAAGGTCATATTATCAAGAGAAACCATAAGCTTGATTATAATGGCATCTCAAACATAAAGCAAAATGAAAATTAGCATGAACTGTACTCAATCGCTATTTCAAATTAAGTGCTTCATCTTAACACTCAAGAAAAGTTAGAAATGTTTATTAAGATAAATCGCCAGACACCTAGACGACAAGTGATTTATAAACTACTCTGGCATCCATTAGCTGATTGATGATGATATCCCGCAGCTAGTTCCAATTTCAGTAACTGGTGTTCTTCGAATGATAAACTGATTTGGTTGACCAAATtaattctctctttttcatAATTCAGAACAAATGCAGGAAATCAAGTAGAATGAATGTTGAAGGGAGCATTAAAATCAGAATTTTTAggtttcaaattcaaataacGAATATATAGACAAATTCACAAAGCCGAAATGGATTTCAATCACAATTATCATCATCCCTATCAGAAAAATCAGCTAGAAACGTAAAGCCCGTaagaaacataattttttttccgaTCACGAACCTCTTTGTAGCCATACTTCTCGTGGTATTGCCTCTGAATAACAGGGCTAAAGAAAAGGGACGCATTGTAGATGAGATACGATGAGTGTTTCGTGAGATTGAGAACCAAGAAGTCGAAGTTCAACCCCACAACACTTCAGAAACAAAATTCAAACAGAACCCATATCACAAAATCTTATTAGGAAAAGATATAGGgggaaatggaaaagaaatacACAAAGAAGCAGAGAATAAACCATAATCAATGcaagaaaaaaggaataaaaatacCTTTTTCTTCTGAAATTCAGTATAGCCTGAGGATAGAAACTAATAGACCATGAGAAGAAAGCAATCCAACCAAAAATTTGGTAAGAAATTTCGAGAGGAAGAGAGTTCCACGACGCCATTTCTTCTCCCACTCAGTGGGGAAATTGGAAATTCGGATGAAAACCGCCTGAAGAGGTTCATGCCCAGAGAGCATGGGCGAGAGCCGCCCACTATTTATGCAATCTGTCTGTGCAAACAAAAAGATCAAAGCTGCCACATTTTGACCTTTTTATCAAGGAAAACTTGTGATTTGTGAAAATATCCTCGCACTTTTACGTATTCTCAAAACTCCCTAAACTCACTCTATTTACTCAAACTCCTCAATAAAAAATCCTATATTTCACAtttgattccaaaaaaaaaaaaaccttatctatttttctcttatGCTGTTTTAAAATAGTCAAATTATCCCTTTTATTAATAGATTCATATTCATAgctgatcttttttttttttctccctctcttttttcttcttctgcttaaGATGAAAATCTTTATGATTTTAAAAACTATAATTATTATCGTATGCCATATAATACCCACTCTAAATCTTAAATTGATATTAACATCAAATAAtgttaaatgattttttatgtcaaattttatttttatcatataGCGATGATTATTGATACTTAAAATTTATAAGTTTATTTGTCTAAATTATcatctaatttttaattaattaaatataattaattaatcatttgaaatttttaatCTCTTACATGATGAACTTCTATTTGACGGAGAGAACCACTGTAAGAAAAGCACCGTGATCAGTAAACttttaaaaaaccaaaaaacaaaatatatatatatatatatatatatatatatttcatacaaAAATAAGTGTGCAATTATAATAACCAATAATAAGAGGGATTTTTAGAGAAATGTGATAAATTAAAGGGTTCAATTTTGTAATAATTCCTCTCTTATGATTCCTATTTCCTGCTGTAAGGCTTATCATGAACCTCAAGGAATCTGGACGAAAATCAGGAGAAGATTCATTCTCTTTTACCCATGTCAGGTGCTTAAATGTGACGAACTACAACACATCTCTGTGCCTTCGTCATACTACGCATGCGTTGAGCGAAGCTTTTCTCATAATTGAGGGTTCCaccatgggattttttttttttcgggtatGAAGTGAAATCAGGATCATTGATTTTTGTCACAACTCGTGGGAAGGTAAGCAAATGTTTGAATGTGAAGCTAAAATTTGACGCATGATTAATCTGGATATTGATCTGTTTATTTAATGGTCAAAATTACCACCATCAACTTCAAAGTAAGGATAATTAGGGTTAGGAGTAATTTTGGAAGATCACCCACATAGTTTTTCCTTAAACATTGTTGAACATACTTTAGATTTTCATGTCATTTtatctttttcaaaaatgaattttttttttttttgttagaaaaggcATCTGTGAGGATTGCATTTTTCTCCAGctttggtgaaagagaaattattTCACCTTGATTAATATATTATGCTTGGACAAATgtaagaaacaagaaaagaaaatttcaaaaattcaacATATAAGGGGGAATAATCATGACCTTAGAATCGTAGATGAATCATTCTATATGGGTGAaggaaatctttcttttttgtctACCATATTTGATGTAGGAGAaagtttttcctttatttatttatttttggtttgaaggagagttttccttcattgcacTTGAAGGAAAAGTACTATCATCAATGGTTGTATTTCTCTATCGCCTATTAGAAAGGATTGAGACCGTCTGTAATGTAACACACATCCAATGACTAGGAATGCCTTGGATTACGTGTTTGATTGTTCCTAATCATTACTACAACCCCTGTAACTCTACACAGGAGTCCAATCTTATTAGAGACCATTCTCCCTTGACCTTGGGTGTGGAAAAACTCGgtccttcaatttttttttttttttcaaaccaaCTCAGTGTCATTTACTTTCACGCAAATCAACAGAAAAACATATGTTTAATTTATCCAACAATAGGTAATTACTCAACATCCCCAAAAAccccacacccaaaaaaaaaaaaaaaaaagagtaaagtaA
Protein-coding sequences here:
- the LOC122075541 gene encoding cystinosin homolog; translation: MASWNSLPLEISYQIFGWIAFFSWSISFYPQAILNFRRKSVVGLNFDFLVLNLTKHSSYLIYNASLFFSPVIQRQYHEKYGYKEMIPVAANDVAFSAHAVLLTAITLFQVIIYDRGNQKVSKTCMAITSAVWISAAVCVFVALPNQSWLWLISVFNTIQVIMTTIKYIPQAIMNFGRKSTEGWSIGNILLDLLGGLMNYAQMAMQSIDQGSWVNFYGNIGKTLLSLVSVFFDLLFMFQHYVLYPSKNDIASPKVDLENTAPLLKSSDPSPAENA